Within the Solwaraspora sp. WMMA2056 genome, the region CACCGGGACGGCCGCCGACTACCAGCGGATCCGTACCGAGATGGGGTTGGACCAGCCGCCGGTGCAGCGCTACCTCGACTGGCTCGGCGGCGTGCTGCGCGGCGATCTCGGGCAGAACCTCGTCCCGCCGATCGAGAACGTCTCCGACCGGCTGCTGCGCGCGTTCCCGGTGAACCTGCAACTCGCCGCCATGGCCATCGTGCTGGCCCTGCTGATCGCCGTCCCGCTGGCGATGTGGTCGGCCTACCGGGCCGGCGGGCTGGTCGACCGGTGGATCTCCGCCGGCACCATCGGCGTCATCTCGGTCCCACCGTTCCTGGTCGGTCTGCTCCTGCTGCTGGTGTTCGCCATCCAGCTCGGCTGGTTCCCGCTCGGGCAGTGGGCCCGGCCGTCCGACGCCGGCTGGGGGCAGAACCTGTGGCACGCGTTCCTGCCCGCGTTGACCCTGGCACTGGCCGAGGCGCCGGTCTTCGCCCGCCTGCTGCGCGGCGACCTGGTCGCCACCCTGCAGGAGGACTTCATCCTGGCGGCGAAGGCCAAGGGCATGCCCGGCTGGCACATCATGCTCCGGGAGGCGCTGCGCCCCTCGTCGTTCTCGTTGATCACCCTGGCCGGGGTCAGCGCCGGCCGACTGCTGGGCGGCACCATCATCGTCGAAGCGGTCTTCGTCCTGCCCGGGGTGGGCAACGTCATCATCAACGCCGCGCAGAACAACGACTACAAGCTGGTCCAGGGCGGTGTGCTGCTGATCGCGGTCATCTACCTGCTGCTGAATCTCGCCGTGGACGTCCTGTACGGCTACCTCGACCCACGGATCCGGAGACGGCATGCCTGAACTCAGCCGTACCCGACGGCGTCGGGCCGACCTCGCCTTCTGGCTCAGCGTCTGCTGGCTGGTCGCCCTCACCGGCTGCGCCCTGCTCGCCGATCTGCTGCCGCTGGGCAACGCCGACGACACCACCCTGACGATCGGCGTCGCCGGTTACGCGCGGCCGGACCTGTTCTCGGCCAACCCGCTCGGCACCAACGGGTTCGGGCTCGACCTGCTGGCCCGGTCCATCCACGGAGCGCGGGTGAGCCTGCTGACGGTCGGCTGCACCGTCGTGGTCAGCCTGCTGATCGGCGGTACGGTCGGGATGCTCGCCGGCTACTTCCGGGGCTGGGTCGACGTGGTCATCGGGATCTTCGCCGACGCCGCCCTGGTGATCCCCGCGCTCGTCCTGCTGATCGCCTTCGCCGCGGTGCTCGGCCCGCCCCGCACCGTGCCGGAGGCGGTCCTCAAGAGCGGCCTGGCCCTGGCCGTGGTCGGCATCCCGACGATGATCCGGCTGGCCCGCGCCAACACGTTGCTCTTCGCCCAGCGGGAGTTCGTCACCGCCAGCCGGGCGATGGGTGCCCGGCACCGCCGGATCCTGTTCCGGGAGCTGCTGCCGAACGTGGCCCTGCCGTTGGTCTCCTACGCCTTCATCGTCGCGGCGGTCCTGATCGTCGCGGAGGGCTCACTGGCCTTCCTCGGCCTCGGCCTGCAACAACCCGCACCGTCCTGGGGCAACATGATCGCCGAAGGTGGCCTGCGGGAGTTGCGCCGCCATCCGCACGTACCGCTGATTCCCGGCGTGTTCATGTTCCTCACCGTCTTCAGCCTGAACATCGTCGGAGAGCGTGCCCGGGCCCGGTGGGATCCCCGGGACTCCCAGGTCTGACCGCAGTGTCCGGGGTCGGCCCGTTCTCGACACCCTCGACCCGAGCAGCAGGAGGTACGTCATGCGGATGGACGAGTCGGCGTTCCGGCTGGACGGCCGCGTCGCCGCGGTCACCGGCGCCGGCAGCGGAATCGGGCAGGCGGTCGCCCAGACCCTGGCCCGGGTCGGTGCCGCCGTGGTGGTCGCCGATCTCGACGCCGAGCGTGGCGCGGCGACCGTCGCCGCCATCACCGACGCCGGCGGGCGGGCCAGCTTCCAGCACACCGACGTCACCCGGCGGGCCGACCTGGACGAGCTGGCCGCCGCCGCCGTCGGCCGGTACGGCGGCCTCGACGTGCAGTGCAACATCGCCGGCGTGCCGTCCCCGGTCCGCGAGCTGACCGAGGTCACCGGTGCGGACCTCGACGCCGAGTTCGCGATCAGCCTCAAGGGCGTGCTGTACGGCTGCCAGGCCGCCGCGACGGTGATGACCCGCCAGGGCCACGGAGCCATCGTGAACATCTCGTCGACTGCCGCCGACCTGCCCGCCGCCGGCTATG harbors:
- a CDS encoding ABC transporter permease is translated as MLRTVAIKLALLVPVLFLVSVGTFGLLQLGPGDPAAQVLGNTGTAADYQRIRTEMGLDQPPVQRYLDWLGGVLRGDLGQNLVPPIENVSDRLLRAFPVNLQLAAMAIVLALLIAVPLAMWSAYRAGGLVDRWISAGTIGVISVPPFLVGLLLLLVFAIQLGWFPLGQWARPSDAGWGQNLWHAFLPALTLALAEAPVFARLLRGDLVATLQEDFILAAKAKGMPGWHIMLREALRPSSFSLITLAGVSAGRLLGGTIIVEAVFVLPGVGNVIINAAQNNDYKLVQGGVLLIAVIYLLLNLAVDVLYGYLDPRIRRRHA
- a CDS encoding ABC transporter permease; the protein is MPELSRTRRRRADLAFWLSVCWLVALTGCALLADLLPLGNADDTTLTIGVAGYARPDLFSANPLGTNGFGLDLLARSIHGARVSLLTVGCTVVVSLLIGGTVGMLAGYFRGWVDVVIGIFADAALVIPALVLLIAFAAVLGPPRTVPEAVLKSGLALAVVGIPTMIRLARANTLLFAQREFVTASRAMGARHRRILFRELLPNVALPLVSYAFIVAAVLIVAEGSLAFLGLGLQQPAPSWGNMIAEGGLRELRRHPHVPLIPGVFMFLTVFSLNIVGERARARWDPRDSQV
- a CDS encoding SDR family oxidoreductase — encoded protein: MRMDESAFRLDGRVAAVTGAGSGIGQAVAQTLARVGAAVVVADLDAERGAATVAAITDAGGRASFQHTDVTRRADLDELAAAAVGRYGGLDVQCNIAGVPSPVRELTEVTGADLDAEFAISLKGVLYGCQAAATVMTRQGHGAIVNISSTAADLPAAGYGLYHLGKLAVVGMTRTLALELGPKGIRVNAIAPGATLTNFSARNFTDPDGTVDAERKRQWLAGMAARSPLNMVGDPQDQALLVLYLVSDAARFVTGQLIRANGGWTMS